In Lolium rigidum isolate FL_2022 chromosome 3, APGP_CSIRO_Lrig_0.1, whole genome shotgun sequence, the genomic window TAAAATTGGTACAGTACGTGAATGGCTAATCTAGTGTGCTGGTCTACATATTTTCATTCTGAATAGTAGTATGATGCTCTGAAATCTCTCTCCACATAGCACCTAGCAAGGGTCATGGGAGGCTAGCAAAGCACTGTGATTGATTGTAGCTTAAGCCTGGATGAAGAAGTGATTCCCGGAGCCCAGCTCGACCGTGACGCTCTGCGAGACGGACGTATTGAGCGACGGGTGGCTGACGGTGACCTTGTACTCGCCGTGCGCGACCTCCGCCTGAAAGTACCCCTGCTCGTCGGTGGTGCCGGTCTGCGCCGCCGTCCTCCACTCGGCGAGCAGCCGGTCCACGACGTCCCCCTGCGGCAGGTTCTTGAAGTTGTTGTCGGTGAGGCACATGACGTAGCAGCCCTGGGCGTGCCACGCCGACCAGAGGATCACCCCCTGCACCGCCGGGTGCGCGTACGCCTCCCGTAGCACCTCCTCCAGGTGCTGCGCCTGCATCGGCCCGCCGGCGACGTCCACCTCCGTCAGCCACACGGGGATGCCCACCGTCGACATGGAGTCGAGCGCGGCGCGCATGTAGGGGATGTTGGGCGTGGTGAAGTGGCCCTCCAGCCCGATGGCCATGCCGGCGCCGTTCTCCGGGTACGACGCGATGATCTGCTTCAGCCGGTCCACGTACCTGCCCGGCACCGCCGCCATGTCCCCGGGCTGCTCCAGAGTGTTGAAGTCGTTCATGAACATGAGCGACGACCCGGCGTCCAGCAGCCGCGCCGCCGCGTAGAATGCCGTGGACGCGTCCCACCCGAACTGCCGCTCGAAGAAGGAGAAGTGCAGGTTCTCGTTCACCACGTCCCACGCGATGAGCTGCCCGGCGTACCGCGACACGAAGGACCGGATCCGGCGCGACGCCGCCGCCAGCAGCTCCGTGTAGGGCAGCGACTGCACCCACCGCGGCTGCTGCTTGGGGTCGTCCCAGAACACGTTGTGCCCGCGCACCCCGATGCCGTGCTGCTTCGCCAGCGCCAGCATCGCGTCCGCCACCGTGTAGTCCTCCCGCCCCGGCGCCGGCTCCGTGCTGTACCACTTCATCTCGTTCTCGAAGGTGGTGACGGTGAAGCGGGAGGTGAACCACTGCTGGTACGCCGCGTTGTGCAGGATCTCGCCGCTCATGGCGGCGCCCAGCGGGAAGCTGGTGCGCACGTTCTCCACGGACACCTCCGCGCCCTGCAGCGGGTTGCCCGCGGAGTCCGACGCCTGCAGCCTCACCGTCTTCCGGCGAGTGGCGCGGGTCGACTCGGTCCGGTGCGCCGACCACTCCTCCTTGCTGAACGGCTTCAGCGACACGCTGTCCACCCATATGTCCACCGTCGCGTTGCTCTGCGCGCACGCACCATTATATCCATGTTAATCAACTCGATCGTTTTCACGAACTAATTAGTTGCAGTGAATTCAGACCTCGAAGTAGAGCTCGGCGCGTCCGGCCTTGCCGGAGGTGAGCCCGCCCTTGAGCATGGACCAGCACCCGGGCTTGGCCACGACCCCGCCGACGTGAACGAAGTCATCGGCGGTCTTAACGACCGCCCGTACAGCGGCGGCGCTGCCATTGCTCACCTGAAACCAGGCTGCACGCAAACGAAGATGTTTTCAGCGAGATCGCAagccacaaaaaaaaaaaaaaaacagagcatgAGTGACTAGCCAAACCTGACAAAGTGTAGTGCGTGTCGTTCTGCAGGTACACCTTCTGGCTGACGCTATGGTACGGCCGCGTCCGGTTCACCGCCGCGGCGTACCGGTTCCCCGTCGCCACCGACGCGCCCTCGGCGACTCTGCCGTACCCGAAGGACGACCAGCCCTGAAGGCCGGAGTTGAAGTCCGGGTTGACGATGACGCCGCCGCCGTAGTGAGGCTCCAGCGGCTCAGCCAAGCACTGCATCCACCCCCACACAAGTCAGTACGTATTAAAAAATATAATTGCCCTAACGACAAAGAATATGTCAATAAAAGTTGGCAGTTCAAGCCCACTGCCCAACGTAATCACCTAGCTGAGTAAGGTGGTTATTCTGAAGTTACAACATGACCACCGCACACAAGTTTCATCTATTAGGCATCTTTAATGAAGGCATCCCATTCCATGGATATATGTTGCTTTCATCTTGGCAATATACAGATGCTTTGTTTGCCTAATGACATGGATCAGCAGATAATCAAATGCTAGGGACTAATTTCAGATACTTTCTGGCTTGTTTTGTATGTCTCCACTATAGTACTCCGTATTATAAGTTTATAACCACTACGGCTGGAACAACATAAGACAGGACAAAACAAAGCCTATATTAGTACAAGATGAATCCAAATTATATATAGATATATGGTGTTGGAGTTTTTGTTCTGAGCTAAGCTTATGTGACAAGTCTGTACACTAGACACACACACTAGACCGGCCGCTTTCGTGCATGGTGCTGAAAAGCACATACAGTACGTTGGAGAGAAAGTCAAGCAGGAAATGCCATTTAACTTGCGCGGGAAAACCCAATTCTGTTCTAACTTGCGCGGGAAATTAACCCGTTGCGTGAGGAACTAATAATGATCTGCTAAACCCATTCCACTGGTAATCTCTCTACTAATCCAATCCCATttattctctcaaaaaaaaatccagtCCCATTGATGTGCTAGGAAAATATCTGGCCTTGAGCATGGGCTACCTATGAAAACGTAAGAGTTGAGCAAAAGAGAGTAATGTGTGGTTTGAGATCGGATGGACTTGCCTCGACGCTTGCCGAATAATCGTAAGGAAGAGACTTGGCCATGAAACCTGCATGGATGTAAAGCAAATGGTTAAGCCATCACTGCTGCGAAATTCTCATGAAATGCGATCTGTTCAATTAATGATCAGTGAGCTGTTCTTAGAGGCGCTAGATGTGCATTTCTACGTACGGCACTTGActagctcatgcacattgcttacCTTCCATTAGAGCAGCTGCGCATACGAGCAAGAACACCAGTAATTTCTCCATCGAATCTGGCTATCAGCCGTCAGCACTGTGTGCTCTGCATGAACCACAAGAAAAACAGGGAGGAAATATTCAGGGAAATAGCAATCAAGAAACAGAGCACGAAGAAAGAGATGTTCAGGGCAGTGGTAATGTAGAGGGAAACAGAGCTCAGGCAGCAGCGGCAGATAGTTAGATTACCCACCCGTGGAGAGGCCAATGCACTTGGGCAGTGGGTCtgtaggtagaagaagaagaagagagggcAGTCCACGCTAGCTGCTGCTCTGTTATGAACTCGAGAGCTGCACATCCGCAGCATGCAGTCCAAGGCAACGATCTTTGCGTGAGCCTGCCCCGGATTTATAGGCGACGGAGGACCTGGCAACGGAACACCTCCCGCGACGGCGACGTACGGGGGCGAAAAGATTATGATATGATATCCGTCGGCGCCGCTTTGCTTGCTGGCCGCGCTCACCTACGCCGcacgggaggaggaagaggagagcttGCCAACCAAGCGTGCTCGCTGGGGGATGGTTTTGTTTCAGCGATCCGTCGCCCGCCCGCGCAAGACACTTGGCCTGCCTTTTCCACGTAGTATTTTCTTTAGCTTCGCCAGTGCCTACGACGAACTTAGCGAAGAGTGTGACCTGCGGCCTGCGGGCAGTCGCATTCAAAGCCATTTCTGCACGGGTACTTGGATGCATCTGCTGCTGCTATTGATGAACTGATTGGGCGATTCACGAAGAGATTGATGTGAACTGGAGAAGGATCGAGCTCAGAcctcagagtgtgcgcacttgctCTTGCTGGAGAGGACGGACGCTTGTGAGTCTCTGACGTGTCCTGCGTCCGTCCGGCGTGTCGTCGTCGATCGCTGCATGTGAACTGGCGTCTGCGGCCGGCTATGGAGCCGAGGGGTTCACGTGGAGGCGAAACAAAAACAACTTTTCAGCGCCCGTGCTCCAGGTGGCAAGACGGAAATCTGAGTAGGCAGTTCTGGTTCCTATACAAGCACACTGTGGCAGCGTATACGACGACAGATGCAGAAGTCGAGATTGACCCCCACATTCGGAATTTCAGACTCATGTGAGCGTCTCGTGTCGGTTTCAGCTTACCACGTCCCGGCCTAGTCCCTTGCTCGTGATTCAGTATCGAAATGTTGGCTGGGCACACCATCGCAGAAGGGGAAACATGGCACACAAGAGGGCAGGCTACATGTGAATACACAAGACACCGCCGATGAAGAAATGAATGCGCTTTGGTATTGGTAGCTGCCCCGCCGCCGCAACATCGTTTTACCGTTTCCTTCGAGGGCAAAGGAGTTGTAACTGAGATCAGTGACTTTTATCCTCTCCTCGCCCTTGCTCGGATAAACATATATACCGGCGTCGGGACGGACGAAACTATCAGGAGCATGTAAAATTTATGGGGCATatgataaatttagaaaatcgGTTAAATATAAATATTAACCAGGATTTTCACAAAATTTCCACCATGGCCCTAGCCCCCTGCTGTCCCGCCGGCGTGATATTCTAAATAGAACGGACGCAAAAGTCACTACCTTATGTTTTTATTTGCATAGACTTCGTATCTTATTATCAGAAACCCTTTTTTGTTTTCAACAATGTACATTCGTCACCTAGAATGTCTTCCCTTCGTattgtattagagcatctccagcagtccAACACAAACAGATGAAAagtgaccgtttgcgtccgttGGTCGAAATTTGGGTCTGCCCTGAGCCTAGTGATCTGATGCAAACTGACCGTGTTGTTCGCCGAGACGCATTCCCGGCCTAAATTTGTGATTGAAATGTGTCTGCGATTACACGGGACGAGTCCGCGTGCGTCGTCCTCTTAATCCTGCATAGCCTGCCCGCTAGTGATATATAAGCCACTTCCACTCCCGCCACCCCAAATATCGTATTC contains:
- the LOC124697135 gene encoding endo-1,4-beta-xylanase 5-like; its protein translation is MEKLLVFLLVCAAALMEGFMAKSLPYDYSASVECLAEPLEPHYGGGVIVNPDFNSGLQGWSSFGYGRVAEGASVATGNRYAAAVNRTRPYHSVSQKVYLQNDTHYTLSAWFQVSNGSAAAVRAVVKTADDFVHVGGVVAKPGCWSMLKGGLTSGKAGRAELYFESNATVDIWVDSVSLKPFSKEEWSAHRTESTRATRRKTVRLQASDSAGNPLQGAEVSVENVRTSFPLGAAMSGEILHNAAYQQWFTSRFTVTTFENEMKWYSTEPAPGREDYTVADAMLALAKQHGIGVRGHNVFWDDPKQQPRWVQSLPYTELLAAASRRIRSFVSRYAGQLIAWDVVNENLHFSFFERQFGWDASTAFYAAARLLDAGSSLMFMNDFNTLEQPGDMAAVPGRYVDRLKQIIASYPENGAGMAIGLEGHFTTPNIPYMRAALDSMSTVGIPVWLTEVDVAGGPMQAQHLEEVLREAYAHPAVQGVILWSAWHAQGCYVMCLTDNNFKNLPQGDVVDRLLAEWRTAAQTGTTDEQGYFQAEVAHGEYKVTVSHPSLNTSVSQSVTVELGSGNHFFIQA